The DNA segment gGTACAATTTTTGATAATGACAATGTTGTTTGTGATATATCTGTGGGATTCCAGCACGTATTCTCGTGCATATAGGACACGTGATCTCCATACGATTTTCTGCTTTCATTCAGGTTGTTAAGTTTTTTACAAAGACTACATGTGGTTAACGGAATTTGGAATACATGTTTAGCTGTGTATCTATCCTTTTGACGAAAATAATTAGTATAAGATTCCTCGGAAGAACCGACTCTGAGAATATAGCTAGCTAGTTCCttagcagaattaaaatgtgctGTGTTTATAAACGTATCATTAGGAAGATACTTGTCGTAATCCAATCCTCCTCTTACGATAAGAACAACATCCAAATTGTAATATGAAAAAAACTTCTCAGTAACATAATCTTTACACAAACTGTTTTCGAAACTTAGATAAAATTTGTAGTTTCTACTTATATTCTTAAATAGTTCTTCatgtgttttaaatttgttgtctTTACATTTACCAAATATGTCTATCTGAACTCCATAAGAGGCCAGTTCAGTCACAAAGTCATCCCGTTTACTGGGTGCTCCGCAATGGCTAACGGCCCATGCCACAAGTTTTGTTTTACGATGAAATATAGCGCtataatttctttctaaaatttcCTTCTTCATCTCTAGGACTCCATACGGTCGAAAAATATCAGCATCCAAATTGTAACCCATTGACCAATTCATAGTATCTCTCCAGTTTTCATGCCTGTATGCAACCTTACCGTGATGAACTGGTGATTCTGAATAGAAAAAGATCCACACTTGGTCTGGATTCCTATCTTTCCGTGAAATTGGGGGCACATGAGTCAATCGTTctctaaatgaaaatataattgcaGAATATTTTTGTATATCTGTTTGATTTGTTGACATTCTGCAATTGTCAAACGCACAGAGTGATGTTAGCatgttattttcatgttcaatGTTCATCCAATCCGGTGGATTATACCATAAAATGTATTTCCAAGAATTATTGTGCTTAGAACTACTTGCATTAAAACTTTGCTCCCGATCAGGTTTCACACCGTCATAGAAATCAGTGGCAGTAAGAATCATACTATTAGTAGTTTTGGTTCTACCTGTTGTTATATTTGATGATCTGCGAAACAGATCCTTCATGTTTTCAAAAGTGTAGGAGATTGGTGCTGGTACATATCCTGTTAAGTCTAGCTGAATATTAACGAACATCAGGATATATACTGTAACCATAGCAATAATACCTCCAAATATTCGAAACCAGATGAACACTTTTCTGTTTGTCATGCTGATCGGCAGGTGCTCTCTACAATCACTCCCATCAAAGTCTGACAAACATTCAATTTAGCACAACCAATGCGTCTGAAAATGAAATGATACTAGTATGTAGGCATTCGCAAAAGACTTTATTATTAATCATAGTATATGATAACACGAAAATGTGTCTATACGCATAATTCTTTCAAATCTAAAGATTTAAGGTCATCTAAAtacttatcaaaataaatttaaaaataatcaatGAACACCATTCAATGATCAGAGTCTGTCTGGAATATGATCCAAATAGCTTTCACGAAAAAAGTAATCTTGCTATGCATTCTGTTTAGCTGTTGTCATCAAATGCCTTTGGAAattaactcttaccatgctggacacgattggttttgTCTTTGCATATTCAGCAAGTATCTtatttgtaagcaccccttttaacaattaatggtactgtccaaatgggatgatggacaagttcattatagaaatttagcacggtattAAAAGGGTTAATCACTAGTTAATGATAATACAATAAATGCAAAGAAATCGGCATAACAaacgagccgcaccatgagaaaaccaacatagtgcatttgcgaccagcatggatccagaccagcctgcgcatccgcgcagtctggtcagattccatgctgttcgctaacggtatctctaactgcaatagcatgaatagggtttgaaagcgaacagcatggatcctgaccagactgcgcggatgcacaggctggtctggatccatgctggtcgcaaatgcactatgttggttttctcatggtgcggatcATTAATGTATACTAATTCATGTCATTATACATGTACtgataaaaaaggaatataaagaaataaatttggtcccagtggggcttgaacctatacCCCCAGAAAAaattaagtcaaagtaggtttataggaATTGAATCCTTTTCAAAAAGGAGGTATATAGTAATTTATTTGCAGGaaatttttacatttcaacacttatgtttttaaggtttgttaaattaaatgtacttgctGGTACAGACTCTTTGGGTAGGGcagtgtgtggtatttctttttttttaaatagtaagtgatggcaccattaacaagggggtttgaacctctatatgcagtcCGTCTGTGCGTATCGGCAATAGGATAAAATGGCCTCAGGGGACAGgatgcggtcatgactgtttaaataaagttattatcatcatcattattattgttatgtaCAACACTATTGAATATATagacgtttaatcaaattattcagtttcagtataAAAATTAAGCAGTTGGTTATGTCTATATCATGTATATTATTATGTTATCTTTGTTTATCAGTATATAGGCCTGTTAGATCATATACCTACGACATATTACGAGCATCCtatgttattttcatttcctGATCTGTTGacttaattgttgttgttgttgttgttgttgaggcTGTATATTTCTACATTCCCCATTCCCCCATGTGTTGTCACTGTCAGTTACACTGATGTCATTGATGATCCTGCAACAGCGACAcatgaaataatgacatttttgttATTGGAGCTTGTCGGCAAATTCTATCTTCACCATGACAACGCAACACCCCATACGTCTGTCGTTACCAAGACAACACTAGCTGGGCTAGATTTTAAAACTATACCACATCCCCCGTACTCTCCA comes from the Mercenaria mercenaria strain notata chromosome 9, MADL_Memer_1, whole genome shotgun sequence genome and includes:
- the LOC123546747 gene encoding 3-galactosyl-N-acetylglucosaminide 4-alpha-L-fucosyltransferase FUT3-like — protein: MTNRKVFIWFRIFGGIIAMVTVYILMFVNIQLDLTGYVPAPISYTFENMKDLFRRSSNITTGRTKTTNSMILTATDFYDGVKPDREQSFNASSSKHNNSWKYILWYNPPDWMNIEHENNMLTSLCAFDNCRMSTNQTDIQKYSAIIFSFRERLTHVPPISRKDRNPDQVWIFFYSESPVHHGKVAYRHENWRDTMNWSMGYNLDADIFRPYGVLEMKKEILERNYSAIFHRKTKLVAWAVSHCGAPSKRDDFVTELASYGVQIDIFGKCKDNKFKTHEELFKNISRNYKFYLSFENSLCKDYVTEKFFSYYNLDVVLIVRGGLDYDKYLPNDTFINTAHFNSAKELASYILRVGSSEESYTNYFRQKDRYTAKHVFQIPLTTCSLCKKLNNLNESRKSYGDHVSYMHENTCWNPTDISQTTLSLSKIVPFILLIILVVILSYRRLKFLYEYYLNNCSNI